One Saccharomyces kudriavzevii IFO 1802 strain IFO1802 genome assembly, chromosome: 7 DNA segment encodes these proteins:
- the ATF2 gene encoding alcohol O-acetyltransferase (similar to Saccharomyces cerevisiae ATF2 (YGR177C); ancestral locus Anc_5.184) produces MDDIEEYEPHVTQELINRGHARRMGHLENYFAILCRQNMYSNFTVYAELNKGVNKRHLQLALRLLLQKYPILAHTVIPKKYPGQEAYYSSEEYLNKPFPQHDFIKVISHLEVDDLIMNNQPEYKDAIDKISRQFEKDDYKVTSSLIELIAPIVIPLCDPKRPNWRLICLPSRNTSGVETWTNFVYVSNHCGSDGISGTNFFQDLALLFTAIEEKGFDYEEQITEDNVIINYDEDYNEIAKFPIPITDRIDYRPALTSMPSFFLKNFIYEHCTFKTSNKSTVTARHNLSTRANASYNHLLHFSTEETEQIRAEIKKNVHDGCTITPFIQACFFVALYRYDKLFTKSFFEYGFDVALPSSSRRFLPKEEELRDTYKYGSNVGGTHYAYLISSFNIPEGDTDKFWSLVGYYHDCFLKSYDNGDHLIGLGTLQLDFIVQNKNLDELIVSSYLNKQRGGAIISNTGLVRQDTTKPYYVQDLIFSQSAGALRFAFGLNVCSTNVNGMNMDVSAVQGTLRDRGEWESFCKVFYQAIGEFASL; encoded by the coding sequence ATGGATGATATAGAGGAATACGAACCACACGTCACGCAAGAGTTGATTAATCGTGGCCATGCCAGACGCATGGGTCATTTGGAAAACTATTTTGCTATTCTGTGTAGGCAAAACATGTACTCGAATTTCACGGTTTATGCCGAATTGAACAAGGGCGTTAACAAAAGACATTTACAACTTGCCTTGAGACTACTACTCCAGAAGTATCCAATTCTTGCGCATACAGTTATTCCCAAGAAATACCCTGGCCAAGAAGCGTATTATTCTAGCGAAGAGTATCTGAATAAGCCATTTCCTCAGCATGATTTCATAAAAGTGATTTCTCATCTTGAAGTAGATGACTTAATTATGAACAATCAACCAGAATACAAAGACGCAATCGATAAAATCTCAAGACAATTTGAGAAGGATGATTACAAGGTCACAAGTAGCTTAATCGAATTGATTGCTCCTATAGTCATACCCCTTTGTGACCCGAAAAGACCTAATTGGAGACTGATTTGCTTGCCAAGTAGGAACACTAGCGGGGTTGAAACATGGACTAACTTTGTTTATGTCAGTAACCACTGCGGATCCGATGGTATTAGTGGAacgaattttttccaagatttgGCTCTGTTATTCACGGCGATTGAGGAAAAGGGGTTCGATTATGAGGAACAGATCACTGAAGATAACGTCATCATCAACTATGATGAAGATTACAATGAAATTGCCAAGTTTCCAATACCGATTACCGATCGTATTGACTACAGGCCTGCATTGACATCGATGCCTAGTTTTTTCCTGAAAAACTTCATATATGAGCATTGTACTTTCAAGACTTCCAACAAATCTACAGTCACAGCTAGGCACAATCTCTCCACCAGGGCAAATGCCAGTTACAATCATTTGTTGCATTTCAGCACCGAAGAAACAGAGCAAATCAGAGcggaaatcaaaaaaaatgttcatGATGGGTGTACCATTACGCCTTTCATCCAAGCGTGCTTTTTCGTAGCCTTATATAGATACGATAAATTGTTCACaaaatctttctttgagTACGGGTTTGATGTAGCCCTTCCAAGCAGCTCAAGAAGATTCTTGCCAAAGGAGGAAGAGTTGAGAGATACCTACAAATACGGCTCCAATGTTGGTGGTACACATTATGCCTATTTGATCTCCTCATTCAACATCCCCGAGGGCGACACCGACAAGTTCTGGAGTCTTGTCGGGTACTATCATGACTGCTTCTTGAAGTCATACGACAATGGAGACCACTTGATTGGCCTTGGAACACTACAGCTGGATTTTATCGTTCAAAACAAGAACTTGGATGAACTGATTGTCAGCTCTTACCTAAACAAACAAAGAGGCGGTGCCATTATCAGTAATACAGGGCTTGTCAGACAAGATACGACCAAGCCGTACTACGTTCAAGATCTAATATTCTCGCAGTCCGCAGGCGCCTTGAGATTTGCGTTTGGCCTAAACGTCTGCTCCACAAACGTGAACGGTATGAACATGGACGTGAGCGCAGTTCAGGGCACTTTACGGGATCGTGGCGAATGGGAATCGTTCTGCAAAGTCTTTTACCAAGCCATCGGCGAATTTGCGTCGCTTTGA
- the PBP1 gene encoding Pbp1p (similar to Saccharomyces cerevisiae PBP1 (YGR178C); ancestral locus Anc_5.182): MKGNFRKRDGSANSRKNGNVDSNYTNGGGSNNQNNGSLFYENAETTKHFEDRQDYLLANSIGSIVTVTVTSGVKYTGLLVSCNLESTNGIDVVLRFPRMADSEVSSSADYLAKTLGETLLIHGEDVSELELRNIDLSLDEKWENSKVQEATSVGADNEKDRSDEGLNEGGKFRTDVDISGSGREIKERKLEKWTPEEGTENFDINKGQALEDNSTAWDQFAVNEKKFGVKSTFDEHLYTTKINKDDPNYGKRLQEAERIAKEIESQGTSGNIHIAEDRGIIIDDSGLDEEDLYSGVDRRGDELLAALKSNSKPNASKGNRYVPPTLRQQPHHMDPAIISSSNSNNDENVAATGITSPAEAEAIREKVPQKNSKSKKGLSNKEAQIEELKKFSEKFKVPYDMPKDMPEVLKRSNSILKSNSSLPPKPVSKAPSAKIGSPIAQVSAGRTESRRSGSNISQGQSSAGHTRSSTSSRRRNHGSFFGAKNPHTNDAKRAAFGKSFNMFIKSKEAHDEKQRGDDTSDNMEPFFIEKPYFTAPTWLNTIEESYKTFFPDEDTAIQEAQTRFQQRQMNSMGNGGPGMNPNMGMNMGGMMGFPMGGPSASANPMMNGFAANSMGMYMPFQPQPMFYHPSMPQMMPVMGNNGAEEGGGNISPHMPTGFMAAGPGAPMGAFGYPGGMPFQGMMGSGPSGMPASGSAMHSHGHGRNYHQTAHHGHHNNSTSGHK; encoded by the coding sequence ATGAAGGGAAACTTTAGGAAAAGAGATGGCTCCGCAAACTCGAGAAAGAATGGTAATGTTGACAGCAATTACACCAATGGAGGCGGTTCTAATAATCAAAACAATGGTTCTTTGTTCTATGAAAACGCTGAAACCACAAAACACTTCGAAGACCGTCAAGATTATTTACTAGCCAATAGTATCGGCTCTATTGTCACCGTGACTGTTACTTCTGGTGTGAAGTACACTGGATTATTGGTATCCTGTAATTTGGAGTCCACCAATGGTATCGACGTTGTCCTTAGATTTCCAAGAATGGCTGATTCAGAAGTTAGTAGTTCTGCCGATTATTTGGCTAAAACTTTGGGAGAAACTCTATTGATTCATGGTGAAGATGTCTCTGAGTTGGAACTGAGAAATATTGATTTGTCCCTTGATGAGAAATGGGAAAATTCCAAAGTTCAAGAGGCCACATCTGTCGGAGCAGATAACGAAAAGGATAGGTCTGATGAGGGATTGAATGAAGGTGGTAAATTCAGGACCGATGTTGACATTTCTGGTTCTGGTAGAGAAATTAAGGAGCGTAAGTTAGAGAAATGGACACCTGAAGAAGGCACTGAAAATTTCGATATTAATAAGGGTCAAGCTTTAGAAGATAATTCCACTGCTTGGGACCAATTTGCTGtgaatgagaaaaaatttggtgTGAAGTCGACTTTTGATGAGCATTTGTACACAACAAAGATTAATAAGGATGATCCTAATTACGGGAAGAGGTTGCAAGAAGCAGAAAGAATTGCCAAGGAGATTGAGTCTCAAGGAACTTCGGGTAATATTCATATTGCAGAAGACAGAGGcatcattattgatgattctggcttggatgaagaagacttATACTCGGGTGTTGATAGAAGAGGCGATGAATTGTTGGCTGCTTTGAAAAGCAACTCCAAACCTAACGCAAGCAAGGGAAATAGATATGTTCCACCCACCTTAAGACAACAACCACATCATATGGATCCAGCAATCATATCTTCAAGTAACTCTAACAACGATGAAAATGTCGCTGCTACTGGTATCACTAGTCCTGCAGAAGCAGAGGCAATAAGAGAAAAAGTTCCACAAAAGAATTCTAAGAGCAAGAAAGGTTTGAGTAACAAGGAAGCTCAAATTGAAGagttaaaaaaattttctgagaAATTTAAAGTTCCTTATGATATGCCAAAGGATATGCCGGAGGTTTTGAAGAGATCAAACTCCATCTTAAAGTCCAATTCTTCCCTCCCACCAAAGCCAGTCAGCAAGGCTCCTTCTGCAAAAATTGGCTCTCCGATAGCTCAGGTCTCTGCCGGGAGAACTGaatcaagaagaagtgGCAGCAACATTTCTCAAGGTCAGTCATCTGCTGGCCACACCAGATCCAGCACTTCATCGAGAAGACGTAATCATGGTTCCTTCTTCGGTGCTAAGAATCCTCATACTAATGACGCTAAGAGAGCAGCGTTCGGAAAAAGCTTCAACATGTttatcaaatcaaaagaggCGCACGATGAAAAGCAAAGAGGGGATGACACCTCCGATAATATGGAACcgtttttcattgaaaaacctTATTTTACAGCCCCAACTTGGCTAAATACAATTGAAGAATCGTACAAGACATTTTTCCCAGATGAAGATACAGCTATTCAAGAAGCTCAAACGAGGTTCCAACAACGCCAAATGAACTCGATGGGCAATGGAGGACCTGGAATGAACCCAAATATGGGTATGAATATGGGAGGAATGATGGGGTTCCCTATGGGAGGTCCATCAGCATCAGCAAATCCGATGATGAATGGTTTCGCTGCGAATTCGATGGGTATGTACATGCCATTCCAACCACAACCAATGTTTTATCACCCATCAATGCCTCAAATGATGCCAGTTATGGGGAACAATGGGGCTGAAGAAGGAGGAGGAAACATCTCGCCTCACATGCCTACGGGTTTCATGGCAGCTGGCCCTGGCGCACCTATGGGTGCATTTGGATACCCAGGAGGGATGCCGTTCCAGGGGATGATGGGCTCAGGCCCGTCTGGAATGCCAGCAAGTGGTTCGGCAATGCACAGTCATGGCCATGGTAGAAATTATCACCAGACGGCTCACCATGGTCACCATAATAATAGTACTAGTGGCCATAAGTAA
- the OKP1 gene encoding Okp1p (similar to Saccharomyces cerevisiae OKP1 (YGR179C); ancestral locus Anc_5.181), giving the protein MVAGKENFLGNIENDSMNNDQTMGSSPDENASESDSSILTNVNDIGTLRLDMPPESKSTQSKKSLFYENSDDAEEEEDGQHRYKEAKQLRFEVNNGVVSKGQQQPSDEVTTSVEGGVRPWEFGKVIQAEYRERLPHNYELKYWKKPSKIMLESIFRLLETNTISVLDSVFEKYETELEQMTHGDDNELKRIYSKKERLLETIVSKINKKLRQAKFPSRISERDLDIEYIYSKRQFIQNRYAQELQNCERLETNLAREQKLLEETRKLCRNLKTSNKRRLTEKLIQRDLHPALNKALEYTYGLESSNGFTQAEGQVTFKNDITELNLLLNRPIKSTTDISLNKREVLSLLPSLQEYTNTSRELKGTMHEIVSDSHEQEIKEVIEHRQRNHQSETEEDIRERRS; this is encoded by the coding sequence ATGGTGGCTGGTAAAGAGAACTTTTTGGgtaatattgaaaatgattctATGAATAATGATCAGACGATGGGTTCGTCACCCGACGAAAATGCGTCAGAAAGCGATAGCAGCATTCTCACTAATGTGAACGATATAGGGACATTGCGCCTGGACATGCCACCCGAATCGAAAAGCACCCAGTCGAAGAAGTCGCTTTTCTACGAAAACTCTGACGacgctgaagaagaagaggatggGCAACATCGCTATAAAGAAGCCAAACAACTTCGATTTGAAGTAAATAACGGGGTGGTCAGTAAAGGGCAACAGCAGCCGTCAGATGAAGTTACCACAAGTGTGGAAGGTGGCGTGCGGCCTTGGGAATTTGGGAAAGTGATACAGGCAGAATACAGAGAGAGGTTGCCGCACAATTATGAGTTGAAGTATTGGAAAAAGCCTTCCAAAATAATGCTAGAGTCAATATTCCGTTTATTGGAGACGAACACCATAAGCGTTCTTGATTCCGTCTTTGAGAAATACGAGACCGAACTGGAGCAAATGACACatggtgatgataatgaGCTCAAGAGGATCTACTCTAAAAAGGAGCGTTTGCTTGAGACAATCGtgtcaaaaataaacaagaaaCTAAGACAGGCTAAGTTCCCCTCCAGAATATCGGAAAGAGACCTGGATATTGAGTACATTTATTCCAAGAGACAGtttattcaaaatcgttATGCACAAGAACTACAGAATTGCGAGAGATTGGAAACAAATCTTGCGCGTGAACAAAAACTCTTGGAAGAAACCAGGAAGCTGTGCAGAAATTTAAAGACGAGCAACAAAAGGCGACTTACTGAGAAGTTGATACAAAGAGACCTTCACCCGGCACTTAATAAAGCTTTGGAATACACGTACGGTTTGGAATCTAGCAACGGATTTACACAAGCAGAGGGTCAAGTGACCTTTAAAAATGATATCACCGAGCTcaatttgttgttgaacCGTCCCATCAAGAGCACAACCGACATAAGCCTCAACAAAAGAGAAGTGTTATCGCTGCTACCGTCTTTACAAGAATATACGAATACATCACGAGAGCTTAAGGGGACCATGCATGAAATAGTTTCGGACTCTCACGAACAAGAGATCAAAGAGGTGATTGAGCATCGCCAGCGAAACCATCAAAGCGAGACCGAAGAAGATATACGAGAGCGAAGATCGTAA
- the RNR4 gene encoding ribonucleotide-diphosphate reductase subunit RNR4 (similar to Saccharomyces cerevisiae RNR4 (YGR180C) and RNR2 (YJL026W); ancestral locus Anc_5.179) — protein sequence MEAHNQFLKTFEQERHDMKESEKDEILLMENSRRFVMFPIKYHEIWAAYKKVEASFWTAEEIELAKDTEDFQTLTEDQKAYIGNLLALSISSDNIVNKYLIENFSAQLQNPEGKSFYGFQIMMENIYAEVYSMMVDAFFKEPTNIPLFKEIATLPEVKNKAAFIEKWITNDDSLYAERLVAFAAKEGIFQAGNYASVFWLTNKNILPGLTMANRNICRDRGAYTDFSCLLFAHLRTKPNVKITERIITEAVEIEKEYYSNSLPVEKFGMDLKNIHTYIEFVADGLLQGFGNEKYYNASNPFEFMEDVATAGKTTFFEKRVSDYQKASDMSKSATPSKDINFDDDF from the coding sequence ATGGAAGCACACAACCAATTCTTAAAGACTTTCGAGCAGGAACGTCATGATATGAAGGAATCtgaaaaggatgaaattcttttgatgGAGAACAGCCGTAGATTCGTTATGTTTCCCATCAAATACCACGAAATCTGGGCTGCCTACAAGAAGGTTGAAGCCTCTTTCTGGACTGCGGAGGAAATCGAATTGGCTAAGGACACTGAAGATTTCCAAACATTGACCGAAGACCAAAAGGCCTACATCGGCAACTTGTTGGCTTTGTCGATTTCTTCTGATAACATCGTCAACAAGTACTTGATCGAGAACTTCTCTGCTCAATTGCAAAACCCTGAAGGTAAGAGTTTCTACGGTTTCCAAATTATGATGGAGAATATTTATGCTGAAGTTTACTCCATGATGGTTGATGCCTTTTTCAAGGAGCCTACGAACATTCCACTATTCAAGGAAATCGCAACCTTACCTGAAGTTAAGAATAAGGCCGctttcattgaaaagtgGATTACAAACGATGACAGTTTGTATGCTGAGAGACTAGTGGCATTCGCCGCTAAGGAAGGTATTTTCCAGGCTGGTAACTACGCTTCCGTGTTCTGGTTGACCAACAAGAACATCCTGCCAGGTTTGACCATGGCCAACAGAAACATCTGTAGAGACAGAGGTGCCTACACTGACTTTTCATGTTTGTTGTTTGCTCATTTGAGAACCAAGCCAAACGTCAAGATCACTGAAAGAATCATCACTGAAGCTgtggaaattgaaaaggaatacTACTCAAACTCTTTGCCAGTAGAAAAATTCGGTATGGACTTGAAGAACATCCACACTTACATAGAATTTGTCGCTGACGGTCTATTACAAGGTTTCGGTAACGAAAAATACTATAACGCCTCCAATCCATTCGAATTCATGGAGGATGTCGCTACCGCCGGTAAGACTaccttctttgaaaagagagtATCCGACTACCAAAAGGCCAGTGACATGTCTAAGTCTGCTACCCCATCCAAGGATATCAACTTTGACGATGACTTTTAA
- the SKDI07G4340 gene encoding uncharacterized protein, with product MLYTTFTNDLRVHFLQSSSIHRIEHALKRMAQTGNVGDGSALFESLRLLLPTNCRSEYTLINGYAKGSKGRIRKELAPRCPITLHDAKETSYRAETIDDTDITYSNRPRQGSHSRRSRRDGDRQTTRLVKQDYVTTLHPMTIKEPLMAKRREFLTKSANHRQIEIIVTQWGPYEYGFRRPR from the coding sequence ATGCTCTATACCACTTTTACCAATGATTTGCGCGTGCACTTCTTACAAAGCAGCAGTATACACAGAATAGAGCACGCCTTGAAAAGAATGGCACAAACTGGTAACGTTGGCGATGGTAGTGCGCTGTTCGAGTCATTACGTTTACTATTGCCAACAAATTGTAGATCAGAGTATACCTTGATCAATGGTTACGCCAAGGGCTCGAAAGGGCGGATAAGAAAGGAATTAGCGCCCAGATGCCCCATTACCCTCCATGACGCTAAGGAAACATCTTATCGAGCAGAAACGATAGATGATACGGACATTACATACTCCAATAGACCTCGCCAAGGTTCCCACTCACGCCGATCCAGACGCGATGGAGATCGACAAACCACACGTTTGGTCAAACAAGACTATGTAACAACACTACACCCAATGACTATCAAGGAACCACTAATGGCCAAGCGACGCGAATTCCTAACGAAGTCGGCAAATCATCGCCAGATTGAAATCATTGTTACCCAGTGGGGCCCCTACGAGTATGGTTTCAGGAGACCTCGTTGA
- the TIM13 gene encoding protein translocase subunit TIM13 (similar to Saccharomyces cerevisiae TIM13 (YGR181W); ancestral locus Anc_5.188), with translation MGLSSIFGGGAPSQQKEASTNARTASNPIAKELKNQISQELAVANATELVNKISENCFEKCLNSPYSSRNDACIDQCLAKYMRSWNVISKAYISRIQNASASGEI, from the coding sequence ATGGGTCTATCATCTATCTTTGGCGGAGGGGCACCATCTCAACAAAAGGAAGCGTCTACAAATGCTAGGACTGCGTCAAACCCTATAGCTAAGGAACTAAAGAACCAAATTTCTCAAGAACTGGCTGTGGCTAATGCGACTGAATTGGTAAacaaaatttctgaaaactgttttgaaaaatgccTAAATTCTCCTTATAGTTCCCGGAATGACGCATGTATTGACCAGTGCTTAGCAAAATATATGAGAAGTTGGAATGTCATATCAAAGGCTTACATCTCTAGAATCCAAAACGCCTCTGCTTCTGGCGAGATTTGA
- the QCR9 gene encoding ubiquinol--cytochrome-c reductase subunit 9 (similar to Saccharomyces cerevisiae QCR9 (YGR183C); ancestral locus Anc_5.189), which translates to MSFSSIYKTFFKRNAVYVGTIFAGAFVFQTVFDTAITSWYENHNKGKLWKDVKARIAAGDGDDDDDE; encoded by the coding sequence TCCTTCTCATCAATTTATAAAACCTTTTTCAAACGGAACGCCGTTTATGTTGGTACCATTTTTGCTGGTGCCTTTGTTTTCCAAACTGTATTTGATACTGCCATTACCTCGTGGTACGAGAATCATAATAAGGGGAAATTATGGAAAGACGTCAAGGCTCGAATAGCCGCAGGTGACGGagacgatgacgacgatgaatAA